The segment GCTTTCAAGGCCCAGCTCAgtgccacctcctccaagaagccttcaaACTCCCTTGGGAAGAGAGGACCCATCTCTGACCCTGAAGCCTAGAGGCTCAACTGCTGGTCTGGGCCCCAGTTCCTCCCACTGCCCCTCACTTCTGCcttgtgtctctttttttttttttaaacaaactaattttattttggtCGCGTCAAGTCTttattgtggcacacgggctcagtagttgcagcgcgtgggcttagctgctccgtggcatgtggagttttagttccctgaccagggatcaaacccacatcctctgcattgaaaggtggattcttaaccacctgaccACCGGGGAAGTGCCCTGCCTTGTGTTCTTGTTAGACACGTAAGTCTTCTCTTCCCAGAGAAGTTTGAAGGTGTCTGAAGGCGTGTTCAGACTGGGAGCTCCCTGCTAGGCAGGGTCGTTTTTCTCTCTGCAGCCCTCCTGGGCTGGCACAGTAGGTGCTGGGTGCCAGTGGGGAAGCCTGGGAGATAAACACCTGTGGCAGGGGCAGGAGCATCCCACTGAGATGACTCAGAGCAgcacccaccccgcccccaccctggtCTCACCTGGCCCCTCCTCTCTCTTGCAGCAACCTCACTTCGGAGGTGAAGGTGAGCCAAGAGCAGGCTGGGGTCCCTGGCAAAGGTCCTGGCGGGAGATCTGGGACATCAATCATTGTCAGGGCCCCAGAGGGACCAGCCTCCTCTGCTGCTTCCAGAGTGAACTGGTGGGGCGGGAGGGGGCGGTGTCCAGGAGTCCTTGACACAGTGGTTCCCAAAACTGGTAGCAACCCCTTGCGGATTAGAAATACACATGCCTGGGCCCCATTCTCTGAGATCTTGAGGTAACCAAGGGcctgggaatctgtattttatCAAGTTCCCTGGAGGGCTGATTCAGCCTAGAAATTGCTGATCTGATTACACACCTGCTGGAATCACAGTTAccctttcctgcctccctcaTGGGCGATGATCCCCTTCTCTCACATACCTCCAGTGACAGAGGGCTCACTCTCCTGCAGGCAGCTCTTTCCTTCCTGCACAAGCCCGAGTCCTTCCTCTGTAAGGCCCCCTCCTCTCCACCAAGCCCAAGGACAGTCTCCCGAAGGGGGTGACCATCCTCTCTCTGAGCCATCTCTGCTTAACCTGGCACCCCCAGCTCCTTCAGCCTTTCCTCCTCCCAGTGTTTTGGGGCCCCAACCATTAGGACACCTTTGTTTGGACACTGGATTGTCAAAGTCTCTCTTAAAGTCTGGTGTTCAGAAAGCACACAGTTCCTCGGGAAAGGACTAGCACCCACTTTTGTTCTTATAGATTCAGTTCCTCTGTTGAGTGGTCCTCCCTGGTGGCCTGGGCCCCAGCATCATGCAGGGGGTGTTTACAAGGGGGATTCTATGTCCGTCCCTTGCTTTGCACCCAATTTCTCAGTCTTCAGCCCCTGGGGGCTTACACTGGGCTATCTGGTGGCCAAGTGCCCTCCCTGCCTAAGGACAGTGGCTTGATTACCTGCTGCAATGAAACAACAGCCGCTGCTTTCTAGGCTGCAGTTACAACGTTGAGCACATATTGGCTCATGGGCTTCTTCAGCAACCTCGCAGTTAGGTTATCATAGGGACTGCTCTATGGTTTAGGAAATTGAAGTTTTGAGAGGTGATCTCTCTTGCCCAGAGTCTCCAGCCCAGGAAGTGGGGAGATTCTAACTGCTCCTGGGAGGACCAAGGACTGAGTTGAATTGGGGCCCAGGTGAGGCGGGGTGGGGCTTCTCACGCCCAGGTGGGCCTGCTGCAGTCGCCCCTCACCAGGACGCCTCCTTCCTGTACACGGAGCCCCTGGGCTGGGTGCTGGGCCTGTGGATTGCCCTGGAAGACGCCATGCTGGAGAACGGCTGCCTCTGGTTCATCCCTGGGTCCCACACAGGTGAGGCCACCTGCCTCTCCCTGGTCACTTGTCCTCACCCTCCACGAGTATACACGTGCGTGCTCGATAGCgttggactctttgccaccccatggactgtagcccaccaggctcctctgtctatgggattttttagacaagaatactggagcaggttgccacttcctactccaggagatcttcctaacccagggattgaacccgtgtctcctgcatctcctgcattagcaggcgggttctttaccactgagccatctgggaagccccccgccccccatggaAGAAGGACCTGGAAAAAAGAGAGGCTGAAGGCCCCACTTTGGCCTGCAGGTGGAGTGTCAAGAAGGATGGTCCGgacccctgctggctcagtgcctggcaccagCTTCCTCGGGTCGGAGCCAATCCGGGATAACAGCCTCTTTGTGCCCACACCAGTGCTGAGAGGTAGGGGGGGTGCagagggcagggagcagggcctgGAGGCCATGCCCAGGGGGTCTGTGCCTGCTCTGACCTGAGGGCCGGGGAGTCACAGCAGGAGGGAACGTCGGGCGGGCGCTTCGAGGACTGAAAGCTGCGTGACCGACACCAGGGTCCCCCAGGCTGGCCTGGAATCCAGATACTGCTCCTTCCAGACTGTCTCTAAGAGCAAATGACTGaaaccctctgagcctcagtttccccaaacaTCAAGTGGGGAAGCCAGTGAGATGTCATGTGTGAGATGGTGCACAAGTGCTCAGAAACCCTGGCTGTCAGCACACCCTTCCTTTCGATTTTTGTATTAGTATTTATCTGGTTGCATTGGGTGTTAGTTGTGACAAGTGTGCTCAGGAGTTGAGCCATGCAGGCAGCTGCCTCGTGGCACGTGGaagtcttagttccccagccagggattgaacttgcatcccctgcatgggaaggcggtttcttaaccacgggaccaccagggcagtcccacaCCCTTTCTTTTAGAAAAGGGAAACTGAGTTCCAACGCTGTGTTCCTGGGTGAGGCCCCAGCTGGCTTCTGCCTGGTTCTGGAAATGCCGCAGAAGGCAATGCCACTGCCGAGGCTTGCGAGGGCATGGGCCACGGTGGAAGGACTTGATCCCGGGGCAACCCACGTCCAACCACACAGCCTCCAACCTGGGGCAGACTCCAGGCCCCTGAGGTTGCCAGGATGAGGATGGGGACAAAGAGGCCATACCACCACTTGAGGGAGGGGACTGCCCACCATGTCCCTTCCTGCCCCGAGTGCTCTCCTGACCTGCTGTGGCCCTGCCAGGGGCCCTCGTCCTGATCCATGGAGAAGTGGTTCACAAGAGTGAGCAGAACCTTTCTGACCGCTCGCGCCAGGCCTACACTTTCCACCTCATGGAGGCCGCTGGCACCATCTGGAGCCCAGATAACTGGTAGGTGGCAGGGCTGTTCTGTGCCCCAGACGGCTCCTGAACAGGCCTGCCCTGGAGGCCCTGGACAGTGCTTCTGGCCCAAGGTCTTCCCCCCTCCGTCCTCTGCAGGCTCCAGCCGACCCCTGAGCTGCCCTTTCCCCCACTGTACACCTAAAGGCCCTCTCAGGGCGGGGACACGTCCACTCTTGGGTGAAGCTGCGGGCCACCAACACCAGCGCCTTGCTCAACTGCCTGGCCTCAACAGGGAAGCCACGTCTCTCCTCCAGGGATTTTCTCATGCTGGTGTCTCTGCAGACAGGCGGGCACGAGGTGGTAGCCTGGTAGCAGGAGCCCGGGCTGGGTGCCCTTCCTGAcatctctctctgcttttccctACCCTAACACAACCTGCCCCGAGACGCAGCCTCACAGCCATGAAAAGGGTTCTCGCTGCTTCTTTGCCGGCTTCTCAGTCTTCTCCCCTCTCGATGGAAGTCTTGGTCAGTATGGTGGGAGACACTGAATAAACATGACTTCCAAATGCAGCATCTTGATCCTCCTTTCCCAGGCCACCTTGCTGTCAAGATGAGAGCCCTGGTAAGAGGCATCCCATGTGGTCCAGCCCTGCCTGGTGAGGTACATGTGATGTCAGTAACAGTAAGTGACATTCAGTGGGCATTCGTGGTGCCAGGAGCTTGCTGTGCTTACCGACTGGATCCTCACCCCTTTCAGGCAGGCGCTGTGTACAGAAGGAGCTGACATGTGGGAAGGTTAAGTGATCTAAGTCTCACAGCTGTTCAGGTGTTTGGCGAGGTTAGCTGGATGCAGGGCCTGTGCTCTGACCTCTATGCTCCCAGTTCTCCTTCTGGGGGGAAAGAGGACTGGAGCCTGGAATCTAGTCTTAGATTCTGGTCGCTTTCCAGCTCAGTCCAGGCTCTGCTCTCTGGGCCCACCAAGGGGCTGGACTAGGGCCTCCACAGGTCCCTCTTTTTGGGCATGCTTGACAGGCACCCAGATCTGCAGGAACAATGACCAAATCCCAAACCTGCTTGGCTGGGGTCTGGTCCAGTGGTTGCAAACTGGGGACCATTAGCCGATTTCACAACGCAGAAGTGTTCTGTCTGGGCCTCAGCattaaagcaaacaaaccaacCCACAACTTTTTAAAGCTGAGAGATTTCACATAACGATCCATGTCTCTAAGCTGCCTTGAATGAGCAGGTCAATAGCCTGCGTCAAGAGTCTGGGCCTGTGGTCCAGCCTAGGTGACCGCTGGCTGGAGCTGGTCCTTACAGGCCCGAGtgctcttcccttccctttcccgcCCTCTCTCATTGTGTAACCTGTGTGGGTCTCTTCTCTGAGCGAGGAATTAGAACCAAGGGGGCTGGTGAAGCTTACTGAGTGCTCAGACTCGCTCTGCTGGGGAAGCCAGGGGTAGGCATGCTCCAGCCTCAAGAGGCCTTAAGATTCTATGACCTTGACTTCTGACCCCTGCTGTATATGTGGACAAACCAAGGCCACCTGGGGAGTCAGGGGGAAAGCCAGCACTCATATACTCTGCACCCTAACGTGGTGCTGCCTCCTTCAGCCAAGCAGTAGCGGCAGTCTGAGCAAAGGGAAGGGTTTGTTAACGTTTCTTTGAGGCCAGAAGGAATGTCTCAATACCCTCCTCTGAGAGAAAGGGCCTGCTGGTGAAGCCCAGGCAGAAGCACAAGCTCCCAGCGCTGGGCTGCTTGCTTCCAGCCTTGGTGGGGCAGAGTTCTCACCTCTTCCTGCTAGGTCTCTCCCTGTTAGGCTGGGGAGAAGTGGGCAGAACCTTTGAGAAACCTGCTGTGCTATCTTCTCACTGATGGGAAATGTTCATCCACTCAACGAAGGTCTGCTGAGTTCTGGCCACCTGCCAGGCTGTGTTGGCACTGGGGGATACAGTGGGGAACCACAGAGCTTGGACTCTGCTCTCAAGAGAGCGAGGCTGGAGCATGCCTATCCCTGGCTTCCCCAGCAGAGCGAGTCTGAGCACTCAGTAAGCTTCACCAGCCCCCTTGGCTCTAATTCCTCGCTCAGAGAAGAGACCCACACAGGTGTGGACATGACAGGAGGGCAAAGAGGTCTCAGGAGGAACTTGGACAAGGACCCTGTGCTGTCCAGCTTGTCCGTCATCAGCACCGCTCGGCCGGGCAGCAGAGGCCTTGAGGCAGGGTGGGGTTGGCTGAAACAGGGAGTCAGTCCAGGACCCGATCCTCTTCCTCCAGCCCTTCCAGGGGTGCAAGGAACAGATGCCCTCTCTCCCCCTCAGCTCTTCCTCAGCCAAATGGGAGAAACCACACGCACTTGGCTGTTTTCCTCTTGGACTGTCCTCCGAATGAAGCCAGAGGAGTAGGGTCGTTCTACTCTCCAAGTACAACCCATATAACCTTTGGTCTGCTTGGCTTTTTGCTGAGCTAATGACTCGTCTTGGGTAACAAAGACACTGTCCCTCACTGATGTGGCCCTTTGGCACCTATGTGCAGGCCCTGGGCTGGACACCTCATTCATGTCACTTCACCAGAGTGAAGGTGAATATGGGATCTTATTATTCCCATCTTGCAGACAAGAGAACTGAGACCCAGAGGGATTAAGCGACTCACACAGTTAAGAAGTGATTCAGCCAAGTATTCTGACCACGAGTTGACACCAGAACCTGAAATGTTAACCCCTCTGCCCTACTGCCTCCAGAGTCTACTCTGGCCCCTCAAGGATTGCAAGGCAGGGGCCCCGTAGCACACTCAAGCTCTATGAGCTGTTGCACTAGACTTtaagcctttttgcatttttaaatgtcagcAAAACTAAAACCAGGagtgctttgatttttattttaaatctgaatcagttgaaaaataaaatctgcttctTCTCATCTTGGCTCTTCAAGCCCAGGTGGCTGGCTGCTCTGGGGACCGTTGGTCCTCCCCATGTCCCTGCTTCTTCCATCGCTAATGCACAGCAGCTAGGCCATCAGCAATATCAAGAGGTACAGAGGCAAAAGGAGATTGTCTATCTGCGTAGTGTAGGCTTCCAGGAGGGATACGGTGCTGATGGATCCCAAAATCCAAGCATAACTGTAGTTCAGGTCCACTCCACTGTCAAAGATTAAGATCAGAGCTACAGAAATGATCTGAGCAAATATAGATGTCATGGTTCCCTCAAAAGTCTTTTTGGTTCCAGGCCAGCGAATCTCCCCCATGGTGCTGCCGAATATGGAGGCCACAGTGTCACCCACACCGACGGCCAGGACGCCTGCATAGGGCACTAGGGCCCTGGCTCCTCCTAAGCTACCCTTCTGTGTGCAGGGCCTGGGGACTAACCAGATGGGAAGAGACATGCCTAGGAGCAGGTAGATGTGGGTCAGGATGAGCGGCCCACTGTCTCGTTCATCCAGGAAGAGGGACAGAAGGCTTCGCAGGGTATGGCCCAGGGGCTTGATGCGGAAGTAGCGCACATACTCCAGGAAGATGAAGACAGCCAGACATACGGTGGCGGCCACGTAGAGCAGGGGCCGGTCCAAAATGATACCTGGGATGTAGGTGGCTACCACAATGAAGTGGAAATACTTTCGAGTGATGGTGGGGGCCTGGTGCTTCTTGGACTCAGAAGATGACCGCTTGGCATTCTGGTACAGAACCACCAGGCAGGCCACGGTGGCCAGCAGACACCAATAAGCTAGGAGGTAGACTCGGGTCTCTGTCTGGAAGAGGAATTGAAAAAGCCACAGCAGGGGGTTCCTGCGGATGAGGCGGTGCAGCCAGGGCAGGACGACGCCAAGGCCCAGGACGCAGGTCATGAGGTGGAAGAAGATGGAAGAGGCCCAGGTGCCCGAGTCCATGAATACAAAGAGGGTGCTGAAGAAGATGCCCATGAGCACCATGCCTACCACCACCACGAGCAGGAAGAAGTCCAAGGGGTCCCCCTGGCTTTCCACCACAGTGAGAGAGCGCTTGATGAGCTGGTTGAGCATGAAGCTGATGCCACCCAGGACCAGCAGCGCCTCTCCGGGGGTGAAGCAGCGAGGCAGCAGGTACAGCAGGATCATGTTGAGGTACACGAAGATCAGCAGGGCCTCCAGGACCTCGATCACCTCGCCGACACTCAGCGAGTGCTTCATGATGTAAATGATGACGCCTCCAGCCAAGCCCGAGATGACACAGGTGTTGGTGGGCACCGGGCGAGTGATGCCCAGGGCCAATACTGAGGAGAAGAGGGCCACTGCCATGCCCGTGGCCGCCACCACAATTCCAAACCGCTCGAAATATGGGTTCCCCGCAGCCTGGCAGCGCTCCTTCATAACAAGTCCTAGCAAAGGCATGACCACCGAAGCGGGCAGTAGGCCGCTGTTCGCGGACATTCGGAACTGGAAGACCGCGCTTCCCTGCTGTAGGAGCCGGTCCCATTTGTACTGAACGTAGAAGGCCTGCACCGCGAGGGCCACGGCGCACCACGAGTATCGATCCCACACGGCTGCGTGGATGCTCAGCACCACTACGAACACCACCGCCGCCTCTGCCAGCACGGACCCACTCAGCGGAGCCCCGGACCCAGGGGTCGGGGGAGCGCACTCTCGGGTCATGTCTCTAGACTCCGGACCCACGGAAAACCGGGGTGACTAGGGATGCCTTGGACTCTGGCCCTTTAATCCCCGCCCGGCAGACAGCGGTAGCTTCGCCTTGCCAGCACCTTCTTTCTCCGTTCTCCAGCTCCCTCCGGAAGGGAAGCTCCCCTGTAGGCCACTCTATGCCGCCTGGGAGTTGGCGTCAGGCtatcctccaccacctcccactCACGGCGTAGACGTCTCCCTTCCGCCACCTCCCTCACAGCCTCGGCCACGCTTGCCCGGGGTTCCTCACCTCTCCCGGCAACGCCATGTTGGCCCCGCCCCCACATCCACGTGACGAAAACCCGGTTCACGCCCTGGAAGCGCGCGGTCACGTGGGCGTGGCgtctgggggcggggctgggggcgcgcgcgcgcgcgaaGATGGCGGCTGCCGCCGGCGGTCAGTGTGTGAGGTGCGGAGCGGGCCGAGTCGGCGGGGATGACTGAGGCGCGGGGTCCAAGCCAAGCGCAAGCCGGGGCGGGAGCTGAGGGCGAGATGTGGCGGCAGTGGCAGGGCGAAGGCCGGCTAGGTGTACGGGCGCCGGGACGGGAGGCGGTTACGGCCAAACGGTCCCCGCGCGCGGGGATATGAGGCGACTTCTGTAAAAGGGGGGCCGGTGCCTCCCCCTTCTCTAGGCTCCGGCCTCCCGTCTCCTCACCCGgcccttctccccttccctctcccggCGGTGCGTCCCTcggcgccccctccccctctccccgcgCTTCCTGTCCGGTGTGACGCTCCCTCGAGGCGCGACGGGGCGCTTCGCGGTTGCCCGGGGGAGCCCCCACCCGGTCCCCGCCGCAGCCTCCTGTGCCCGGCGGGCTCTCCCCCGGTGCCCTCAAGTGCTCTCGCCGGGAGGTCTGTTTCGGGGAGTCGCGGAACCACCTCCTTGCGGTTTCCGCCCTCTTTTCGCCGCTCTTTCATTCATCCAGCTAGTCGTTTTCTCTTGCATTGATTCCTTCTGTCGGCATCCCGGGCGCTGTTACTGGGTTTTAAaaggacaggaagagaaaatattaaaaagacagtTCTTACTAGCGTACTAGCGCCAAACCCTGGCGACGCGCTTTCTGGTTCTCCGCGTTATCTCCTTGAACTCCCACAACTCTTGGGGAGGCACCTTGTAATTTACAGATGACTCACAAACCGAACTCCCAACTGGAGTGTCCCACTCAAGCTTTAGCCGAATCGCCGCACTTCCATCTCTCACTTGCAGCTTCAAAGTGTTCTCCGTTCTCCCTTCCACCCGTCCCGCCCAACCGCCCCtgccacttttttttcccctctcgtTCCAGCAACGTTTCCCCACTTTTTTGTCCTCTTCACTTCACTGCTGTAGCCTCAACACCCAGAAGAGCAGTAATAAactctcagtaaatgtttattccACTTGTCACTTCTTTCACCTCTCTATTCGAGTGAGATTTTCATCTTTGGAATTTCCATTGAACTGCTTCTGAACTTTGTGAGAACCGGTTTGTTTCTTCCTCCTGCCGTTGTATCATGTCAGCTCTTACGTCGGGCAGCATTGTGGTCACCGTgctctccttttctcaggcttATCGTACAGTCCTTGTGGATCTTGGGTAAAATTTAGCTCCTGCAGGGCAAGGCGGCTTCTTTAATGAAAGGGATTTTTACTTCCGTGGTATTTCCAATCTCTTAGTTGCTTTCATCCAAAGGTTTCCAACCACGTGACTATCTCTACTGATTATTTCCTATTTCTACTAACTCCAGCTTTTGTAGAAGTGGAGTTCCATGTTGTCTGCTAGAACATTGGGCTGCAAGTCAGTAAATTTTTTGAATCTCACTTTTgaggcaaattatttaatttctgtgcCTTAGTTTGTACTTACctcaaatttatttacttattgtgcAAATAAATGACAGATACTGTAgcacttatttcattttttgaaagtataTGCAGAAGATGTTACCCTGAGGCTTGAATTGGACATCACAATTCCAGTCTTGTCTGTTGAGTCTTGAGAATCACCTGCTCAACCTCCAGGTCTGAGTTTGAGGTGAAGTCTttcttcaatccctggattagttCCTAGTGGTCActgtcttctctgactcttctgTCCCATGTGGTTTTATTCCTTGTAGTGTCTAATTGTTAGGGTCCTGCCCTTTGGTACTTTCTACTTTTTTGCTGATTGTGTTATGTTTAACATCCTTTATCATTCCCAACACTAAGTTTATGAGTGTCGTTAAggtcttatttatttggcttccgTTATTCCTAGATCATAAATGTGTAGGAATTGAAGAGCCAGTAACACTCATTTCCAGGATGATTCCCTTCCTGATAAGCTACTGTGTTCTCTTTTGTTCTGCCATGTCTTGGCACTTCTGcatgtaatatttttttctagtttttctgtTCCAGTTAGTTTGCAGGTCTGAAAGGGATtcggagtttgttttttttttctttttaattgatttgtTAGTTTTTGCTCTgctggtcttcattgcttttgtgtgggctttttttttttttagttgtggtgagcaggggctactctttgttgtggtgctcaggcttctcgttgtggtgactTCTGCTGTGTGCCAGCCTCGATATTAGAGTATGATATACCACCATAGGACAGAAAACTTCACCTCAGTCTTTACCTGCTTGCAGAGTGAATTCCTGGATGCAACTTGAGGCCCTGTCTTATAATGATTAAACTTTGGAGTCTTGCAGGcctaggttcaagccctggttccATTAAATATTAGCTTTGTAGCCTTACAGAAGTTACTTAACCACTCTGAAACCTTAGTTTCCTGATGAGATGATACGGATAGTAATAGTATTTGCCTCACAGGTCAGTTGAAATATTCAGTAAGACAAAGCATTAAAGACTTAGCACAGTCCCCCACGTAACTGCTCAGTAAACGTTGGCTAATCTTGTTAGCCAACTTGTtttcaataaacattatttttgacACCTTATAACAAAAGACTGGTTTTGCAAATGAGAAtctttatttctaaagaaatagctattttcttcttttaattagtAAGTATAAAAGTTACTGCATTACTTCAGTCTTTTTTTGTAGCAGAatctttttctcccctctccaCTCCCCAAAAAAGCCAATATGTCAgacataaaaggcaaaaaaatctaTACTGACCAGGTCTTTGACCTGGTCCTCTGAGACAAGCTGATGCCCTCCAGCAGTGGTAATTTAGGAATTGATTTTACTATGTAGATTTCCCAAGCCTAACCTCTGAGTAAGTGTGGTTCTAGGAATGACCAGGGTTCTGCAGTGTTACTGTATTGTTTTCAGCTGATTTGGCTGTTTGGCCTGAGGACCAACTTCATTCTGAGAAACACTCTTTTGGGAAATTGTTTGTTTGAACTGTATGGATTTTAGTGTAACAAATAACCCACAGCTTGAATTTGAGTAAACAAAGAATTCTGGATCCTGGCAGGTGGTCCTTGAGTATAGGAAGTGGTATTCTGAGTCTCTTGGGAATCACTGCTACCTAGTTAGCTAGAGATCAAAGTTCTGAAAGCAAATGCCGATAAATTAGAGCTCACTGGTGCCCACGCTTCTGAAATTGGAAGATGTACGATCCAGAAAGAGTAATTTAGCTCAGGCATACCAGAGCCTTCAGTTAATAATAAATTTGTTTCCATTAATTGTGGGACACTGTTAGCCCCATTATTAGCTATTCTTATATAATAGATAGCTGATATATTTGGTGCAAACCAGAAGCTGCCTTTGGTAAAGTGGAAGTAGtgcgctgctgctgcttagtcacttcaggcgcgtccaccaggctcctctgggcacggggctctccaggcaggaataccggtgtgggttccctttccttttccagtgatAAAGTAAGAAGTGAGtggagtgaagttgctcagtatatgacattttaaataaagccCTCCCTTTATTTTTTGCTACGTCAGATTTACCAAACAAATACGTTAGATACTTATCGTCTTTACAAATTTACTATACATTTCTTTAAACAGTGAGCTTGcttctgtctttaatttcttaGGGCTTGATTTAGTCAGACCTTTTAATATAGTTTATCAGTAcaaatggatggaggagcctggtaggcttcagtccatggggtcgctaagagtcggacacaactgagggacttcgctttcacttttcacttgcatgcattggaaaaggaaatggcaacccactccagtgttcttgcctggagaatcccagggatgggggagcctggtgggctgccgtctctgggacacgactgaagcgacttagcagcagcatcagtgcaAAAGGACATACTTGTTTCATCAACTGGATCTAATctcctaattttaaaatagtgaatgCTTGCTTGTTATCAGAAAAATGATTTATAGTGATTCCACAGTgcaactgtgggagttggtgattatTGATTCAGCAGAATCGAAGTTGTTTTCTTAGTAGCATTAACCCTTAGAAGAGAGATTTATGATTTTTAGATGTCTAATTTAATCCTCTTCTGatgggaaaatcctgaaagaccATTTTTAAATAGATAGGGCTAGTGCTTTGTGTTTTGCTTTGATGAGGAAAAGATTTTTCAGTTTATCCTCATAGTTAATATAACTTGCATTCTTCTTGTTAACTGTCTGATATATTTTATTAGGACCTTTTCATCTTCTCTCTGAAGATAGGCTTTCCAAGCAGTGTTAATTGTTTCAGGTAGCTATTCTAGGGCTTATTTAGAATCTCCCCAAATATAATCCTTATGTTTTTTATAGTCCTTTCTTGAGATAATTTCTTAATGGCtgcattttgaaatttaattgtagattaaaaaaaaaaacaaaacacaaagcaaGTTTTCCTGAAATTCCGAAGGCATGGCTGAGGGAAGGAAATGGGGTTAGCACATAGTTGGGAGTATATTTGAAGAGCTCACTGGATGGAAGCAGGGACTATATGTATGCTTTCTTTTCTGGTatcagtttgggtttttttcccgtttatttatttattggctgcgctGAGGCTT is part of the Bos indicus isolate NIAB-ARS_2022 breed Sahiwal x Tharparkar chromosome 11, NIAB-ARS_B.indTharparkar_mat_pri_1.0, whole genome shotgun sequence genome and harbors:
- the DOLK gene encoding dolichol kinase produces the protein MTRECAPPTPGSGAPLSGSVLAEAAVVFVVVLSIHAAVWDRYSWCAVALAVQAFYVQYKWDRLLQQGSAVFQFRMSANSGLLPASVVMPLLGLVMKERCQAAGNPYFERFGIVVAATGMAVALFSSVLALGITRPVPTNTCVISGLAGGVIIYIMKHSLSVGEVIEVLEALLIFVYLNMILLYLLPRCFTPGEALLVLGGISFMLNQLIKRSLTVVESQGDPLDFFLLVVVVGMVLMGIFFSTLFVFMDSGTWASSIFFHLMTCVLGLGVVLPWLHRLIRRNPLLWLFQFLFQTETRVYLLAYWCLLATVACLVVLYQNAKRSSSESKKHQAPTITRKYFHFIVVATYIPGIILDRPLLYVAATVCLAVFIFLEYVRYFRIKPLGHTLRSLLSLFLDERDSGPLILTHIYLLLGMSLPIWLVPRPCTQKGSLGGARALVPYAGVLAVGVGDTVASIFGSTMGEIRWPGTKKTFEGTMTSIFAQIISVALILIFDSGVDLNYSYAWILGSISTVSLLEAYTTQIDNLLLPLYLLILLMA
- the PHYHD1 gene encoding phytanoyl-CoA dioxygenase domain-containing protein 1; this translates as MACLIPSQLQKFQEDGFLVLEGFLSADECEAMQRRIDEIVAKMDVPLHCRTEFSTQEEEQLRAQGSTDYFLSSGDKIRFFFEKGVFDKQGNFLVPPEKSINKIGHALHALDPIFRCVTHSHKVQALARSLGLQMPVVVQSMYIFKQPHFGGEVAPHQDASFLYTEPLGWVLGLWIALEDAMLENGCLWFIPGSHTGGVSRRMVRTPAGSVPGTSFLGSEPIRDNSLFVPTPVLRGALVLIHGEVVHKSEQNLSDRSRQAYTFHLMEAAGTIWSPDNWLQPTPELPFPPLYT